A region of Acidisarcina sp. DNA encodes the following proteins:
- a CDS encoding Lrp/AsnC family transcriptional regulator, protein MAFLKKRGRATNYEVGEAVGLSPSAASRRIQALEQCGAIRGYQALVSDGALGKQMTVFIRVTLERQSADMLQAFEVAIKRCSSVISCHLMAGQYDYMLVAKVADIGDYEHLHQHELSRMPGVTRIESSFAVRAVM, encoded by the coding sequence TTGGCGTTTCTGAAAAAGCGGGGAAGGGCGACGAACTACGAGGTGGGCGAGGCCGTGGGATTGTCGCCTTCGGCGGCCTCCAGGCGCATCCAGGCGCTCGAACAGTGCGGCGCGATCCGCGGCTACCAGGCGCTGGTCAGCGATGGCGCGCTGGGCAAGCAGATGACCGTGTTCATTCGGGTGACGCTGGAGCGGCAATCCGCCGATATGCTTCAGGCCTTTGAAGTCGCCATCAAACGCTGTTCCAGCGTGATCTCCTGCCACCTGATGGCAGGCCAGTACGACTACATGCTGGTGGCCAAGGTGGCCGACATTGGCGACTATGAGCACCTGCATCAGCATGAGCTGTCGCGCATGCCCGGAGTCACTCGCATTGAGTCAAGCTTCGCCGTGCGAGCCGTGATGTAA
- a CDS encoding rod shape-determining protein, which translates to MSSNGFQSRSSRSHGVRSLFSVFSSDLAIDLGTANTLVYARGKGIVVNEPSIVAINKNTGEVEAVGKEAKEMLGRTPGNIVAIKPMKDGVIADFKITEKMLNYFIQKAHNRKMLVHPRIVIGVPSEITQVEKRAVEDSAYRAKASEVFLVEQAMVAAIGAGLPITEPSGNMVVDIGGGTTDIAVISLSGIVYSRSVRMAGNQMDEAIMNYLKRKYNLLIGERTAEQIKIEIGSAYTLDKPLTMEIKGRNLIEGVPKTITIDDSEIREALTECISTIMNAIRVALERTPPELSADISDRGIVLTGGGALIKNLDKRIREETGLPVSIADDPLASVVLGTGKMLSDFRLLRKIKID; encoded by the coding sequence ATGTCATCGAATGGTTTTCAATCGCGTTCCTCGCGGTCGCACGGAGTGCGCTCGCTGTTTAGTGTGTTTTCCAGTGATCTGGCAATCGATCTGGGAACGGCCAACACCCTCGTCTATGCACGGGGCAAGGGAATTGTTGTCAATGAGCCGTCCATCGTAGCCATCAACAAGAACACCGGTGAGGTTGAGGCCGTCGGCAAAGAGGCGAAAGAGATGCTGGGCCGCACCCCGGGCAACATCGTCGCCATCAAGCCGATGAAAGACGGTGTGATCGCCGATTTCAAGATCACGGAAAAAATGCTGAACTACTTTATCCAGAAGGCGCACAACCGCAAGATGCTGGTGCATCCGCGCATCGTTATCGGTGTGCCTTCGGAGATCACGCAGGTGGAAAAGCGAGCGGTGGAAGACTCCGCCTATCGCGCCAAGGCCAGCGAGGTTTTCCTGGTGGAGCAGGCGATGGTGGCCGCGATTGGCGCGGGTTTGCCCATCACCGAGCCCTCGGGCAACATGGTAGTGGACATCGGTGGCGGCACCACGGATATCGCCGTGATCTCGCTTTCCGGCATCGTCTACTCGCGCTCGGTGCGCATGGCCGGCAATCAGATGGACGAGGCCATCATGAATTACCTCAAGCGCAAGTACAACCTGCTGATCGGCGAGCGCACCGCGGAGCAGATCAAGATTGAGATCGGATCGGCCTACACGCTGGACAAGCCCCTGACGATGGAGATCAAGGGCCGCAACCTCATCGAGGGCGTGCCGAAGACGATTACCATCGACGACAGCGAAATTCGCGAGGCACTGACCGAGTGCATCTCAACCATCATGAATGCAATTCGCGTCGCGCTGGAGCGGACTCCTCCGGAATTGAGCGCCGATATCAGCGATCGGGGCATTGTGCTGACCGGCGGTGGAGCGCTCATCAAGAATCTGGATAAGCGCATCCGCGAAGAGACGGGATTGCCGGTATCGATTGCCGATGATCCGCTGGCGAGCGTGGTGCTGGGCACGGGCAAGATGCTGAGCGACTTCCGCCTGCTGCGCAAGATCAAGATCGATTGA
- a CDS encoding ATP-binding protein, which yields MADNSKRKITVWILGGGMLLLFLLLGALNAFNFRFLHPRSIGQIFLFTSLSVVVFLLFVVVLILLFRNILKLFADQRSRVLGSRLRSRMLLGAVLLSFAPALFMFAFSYGLMNRSIDRWFSQPTSQLREDSTRVALALEQYASANARAEAGSLASSEGVNRGLQNRDSAAILEEMENHRLGLEGGFAMVYRDGKVLAEYQVPNGQKLTAIHSWLDDSSEMKPPAGEPLNTTVLSAAQRADNPIVAMGSQEYSLGIATSREHGVVVVGLPLPQGLSTTVESIRTGARDYWILFRARNRIRSTYLLLLLLLTALIFFSSSWLALFLSKQITRPVEELADAMGEIAAGHYKHRIQENTTQELGELIRSFNHMAADLEESRTLAETSTTKLSAANLALDERRRELETILETIPNGVVTLDPDLRVLQANRAFTDLTNTHGRPGVQGLPLNEILPEEIAEELMRLVRRSHRMGMASTEFEMRGPGGMVNLAATMASLVLQDGKRGSILVLEDVTEALRAQRQVAWKEVAQRVAHEIKNPLTPIGLSAERIRRHIDRNVPESPAVIRKCSEVILGSVETMRTLVDQFGALAQFPTAQPKPTDLKQVIESSLMLFAGRMEGIRIKRHMDAKLPLVMVDAEGMKRALANLIDNAAEAMQGSLVKVLTIETALNESHGAAEIILADTGHGLTDDMRERLFLPYFSTKQRGTGLGLAIAAKIIQEHHGTIRAESNTPAGARFIVELPLAENGAGNEPAPWKDDRTPA from the coding sequence TTGGCGGATAACTCGAAGCGGAAGATCACGGTATGGATTCTGGGCGGCGGCATGCTGCTGCTCTTTCTACTGCTGGGCGCGCTCAACGCCTTCAACTTCAGGTTTCTCCATCCGCGCAGCATCGGACAGATCTTTCTCTTCACCTCTCTCTCGGTTGTCGTTTTTCTGCTCTTCGTTGTCGTATTGATTCTCCTTTTTCGCAACATCCTCAAGCTCTTTGCCGATCAGCGCAGCCGTGTGCTGGGTTCGCGCTTGCGCTCGCGCATGTTGCTGGGAGCGGTGCTGCTGTCGTTTGCTCCCGCGCTGTTCATGTTCGCGTTCAGCTACGGATTGATGAACCGGTCCATCGATCGCTGGTTCTCACAGCCCACCTCTCAGTTGCGGGAGGACTCGACACGCGTGGCGCTCGCGCTGGAGCAATACGCCTCGGCCAATGCACGCGCCGAGGCGGGATCGCTTGCTTCTTCGGAGGGAGTCAACCGGGGCCTGCAAAACCGCGATTCTGCCGCGATCCTTGAAGAGATGGAAAACCATCGCCTCGGTCTTGAAGGCGGCTTCGCGATGGTGTATCGCGATGGCAAAGTGCTCGCCGAATATCAGGTCCCGAATGGACAGAAGCTCACCGCGATTCACTCCTGGCTGGACGACAGCAGTGAGATGAAGCCTCCGGCTGGCGAGCCGCTGAACACGACCGTATTAAGCGCCGCACAGCGCGCCGACAATCCCATTGTTGCCATGGGCTCGCAGGAGTATTCGCTCGGCATCGCAACCAGCCGCGAGCATGGTGTGGTGGTTGTTGGCCTGCCGCTGCCGCAGGGCTTGAGCACGACGGTGGAGAGCATCCGCACCGGAGCGCGCGACTACTGGATCCTGTTTCGCGCCCGCAATCGTATCCGCAGCACCTACCTGCTGCTGCTGCTGCTGCTGACGGCGTTGATTTTCTTCTCCAGCAGCTGGCTCGCGCTCTTCCTCTCCAAACAGATCACGCGGCCGGTGGAAGAGCTGGCCGACGCAATGGGAGAAATTGCCGCCGGCCACTACAAGCATCGAATCCAGGAGAATACGACACAGGAACTCGGGGAGCTGATTCGCTCCTTCAATCACATGGCTGCCGATCTCGAGGAGAGCCGCACGCTTGCTGAAACCTCTACCACCAAGCTCTCCGCCGCCAACCTCGCGCTCGACGAGCGCCGCCGCGAACTGGAGACGATTCTGGAGACGATTCCCAACGGAGTCGTCACGCTGGACCCGGATCTTCGCGTTCTCCAGGCAAACCGGGCCTTTACCGATCTGACCAACACGCATGGCCGGCCGGGGGTTCAGGGGCTGCCTCTCAACGAGATACTTCCCGAAGAGATTGCCGAAGAGCTGATGCGGCTTGTCCGTCGCAGCCACCGCATGGGCATGGCCTCTACCGAGTTTGAAATGCGCGGCCCTGGAGGCATGGTGAACCTGGCTGCCACCATGGCGTCGCTGGTGCTGCAGGACGGAAAGCGCGGCTCCATTCTGGTTCTGGAAGATGTGACCGAAGCGCTGCGAGCCCAGCGGCAGGTTGCGTGGAAGGAAGTAGCGCAGCGCGTGGCCCATGAGATCAAGAATCCGCTGACGCCTATCGGCCTTTCCGCCGAGCGTATTCGACGGCATATCGACCGCAACGTACCGGAATCGCCCGCCGTGATTCGCAAATGCAGCGAGGTGATTCTTGGCTCGGTCGAGACCATGCGTACCCTGGTGGACCAGTTCGGTGCCCTGGCGCAGTTCCCAACGGCTCAACCCAAGCCAACCGATCTGAAGCAGGTGATTGAAAGCTCGCTGATGCTCTTTGCCGGCAGGATGGAAGGCATCCGCATCAAGCGGCACATGGACGCGAAACTACCGCTGGTGATGGTGGACGCGGAAGGCATGAAGCGCGCCCTGGCCAACCTGATCGACAACGCCGCGGAAGCGATGCAAGGCAGCCTGGTGAAGGTGCTCACCATTGAAACCGCGCTCAACGAGAGCCACGGAGCGGCGGAGATCATCCTCGCCGACACTGGCCACGGACTTACCGACGACATGCGCGAGCGCCTCTTCCTGCCCTACTTCTCGACCAAGCAGAGAGGCACCGGCCTGGGACTGGCCATCGCCGCAAAGATTATTCAGGAGCACCACGGAACGATTCGCGCAGAATCAAACACTCCCGCCGGTGCACGGTTTATTGTGGAATTACCCCTTGCGGAGAATGGCGCAGGCAACGAACCAGCGCCCTGGAAGGATGACAGGACCCCGGCATGA
- a CDS encoding sigma-54 dependent transcriptional regulator, producing MNHVLIVDDEAEIRESLEEILQEEGYTVTSTATASEALVLMRDAPYDVVLLDIWLPDRDGLDVLADLHALDIESKPEVVIISGHGTIETAVKATKLGAFDFLEKPLSLDRTLIVVKNAIEGKRLRSENQELKRQFSHHAPITGESVPVKALRQQIKLMAPTNGRVLIYGESGSGKELIARAIHEQSLRVERVFVELNCAAIPEDYIESELFGYRHGAVAGGPPEKRGTFERANGGTLFLDEVGDMSLKTQAKVLRALDEQLFTPVGGAQPLRVDVRVIAATNKDLEEEIAKGNFREDLFYRLNVIPFYVPPLRSRKEDIPLLAREFMREVGREYGRPRVEISEEAIAALQQYHWPGNVRELKNMIERILILNPTVTRVERKHLPMLVYRAGARRSEEFSTLQQAREAYEREYILKKIDECRGNVSRAAEGLGLERSHLYRKMKTLGITVRE from the coding sequence ATGAACCATGTGCTGATCGTCGACGACGAAGCCGAAATTCGCGAATCACTGGAAGAGATATTGCAGGAGGAGGGCTATACGGTCACCTCGACGGCGACCGCCTCCGAAGCCCTGGTGCTGATGCGCGACGCTCCCTATGACGTCGTGCTGCTGGATATCTGGCTGCCCGACCGGGACGGCCTGGATGTTCTCGCAGACCTGCATGCGCTGGATATAGAGAGTAAGCCGGAGGTGGTGATCATCTCCGGGCACGGCACGATCGAAACCGCGGTCAAGGCCACCAAGCTTGGCGCATTCGATTTTCTTGAGAAGCCGCTCTCGCTCGATCGAACCCTGATCGTTGTCAAGAATGCCATCGAGGGCAAGCGGCTGCGGAGCGAGAATCAGGAGCTGAAGCGGCAATTCTCGCATCACGCGCCCATCACGGGAGAGAGCGTTCCGGTAAAGGCTCTGCGGCAACAGATCAAGCTGATGGCGCCGACCAATGGCCGTGTGCTCATCTACGGCGAATCCGGCTCTGGCAAGGAGTTGATTGCGCGCGCGATTCACGAACAGAGCCTGCGCGTGGAGCGCGTCTTCGTAGAGCTGAACTGCGCGGCCATCCCCGAGGACTACATCGAGAGCGAGCTCTTCGGCTATCGCCATGGGGCGGTCGCTGGAGGCCCGCCGGAGAAACGCGGAACGTTCGAACGCGCGAATGGCGGCACGCTCTTTCTGGATGAAGTGGGCGACATGAGCCTGAAGACCCAGGCCAAGGTGCTGCGCGCACTTGACGAACAGCTCTTTACCCCGGTCGGCGGGGCACAACCCCTGCGTGTCGACGTGCGCGTCATCGCCGCCACCAACAAGGATCTGGAAGAAGAGATTGCCAAGGGCAACTTCCGCGAAGATCTCTTCTACCGCCTCAACGTAATCCCGTTCTACGTGCCGCCGCTGCGCAGCCGGAAGGAAGATATTCCGCTGCTGGCACGCGAGTTCATGCGCGAAGTGGGCCGCGAATACGGCAGGCCGCGCGTCGAGATCAGCGAAGAAGCGATCGCTGCGCTGCAGCAATACCATTGGCCGGGCAATGTGCGCGAATTGAAGAACATGATCGAGCGCATCCTCATCCTCAATCCCACGGTGACGCGCGTCGAACGCAAGCACCTGCCCATGCTCGTCTACCGCGCCGGAGCCAGGCGCAGCGAAGAGTTCAGCACGCTGCAGCAGGCCCGCGAGGCCTACGAGCGCGAATACATCCTGAAGAAGATCGATGAGTGCCGCGGCAATGTAAGCCGTGCCGCCGAAGGCCTGGGACTGGAGCGCAGTCACCTCTATCGCAAGATGAAAACCCTCGGCATCACGGTTCGCGAGTAA
- the era gene encoding GTPase Era: MRSGFVSILGRPNAGKSTLLNALIGEKVAIVTNKPQTTRTRIHGILDVPAKKGVHQAAQIVFVDTPGVHKPGTLMDRRMMQEVYDALESRDVVLLMVDATRRLQLRPREDAAEEAADKSEDKAGKGAARRSFQDLTEDEFVLELVRKLDCPVFLLLNKIDLVAKDKLLPLIAQLSALHTFAEVIPICASKGDGLDRLVARLIAHLPEGQRYFPKDQFTDQPERFLVAELIRERILLTTGEEIPYASAVVVERFEEPPPARPKKKNSTAPEKLPLTRISAAIYCERAGQKAILIGKGGSKLKAIGASARKEIESLLGTRVYLELVVIVEENWRQSRGFLETLDWRKQLEEIANKAAVIEEADQRDKERDKS, from the coding sequence TTGCGATCTGGTTTTGTTTCCATCCTCGGACGTCCGAACGCGGGTAAGTCAACGCTGCTCAACGCCCTGATCGGCGAGAAGGTCGCGATTGTCACCAACAAGCCGCAGACCACCCGCACCCGTATCCACGGCATCCTGGATGTCCCGGCGAAGAAGGGCGTGCATCAGGCAGCCCAGATTGTTTTTGTGGATACGCCAGGGGTACACAAGCCGGGCACGCTGATGGACCGGCGCATGATGCAGGAAGTCTACGACGCGCTGGAGTCGCGCGACGTGGTGTTGCTGATGGTGGATGCGACGCGGCGTCTGCAGTTGCGCCCCAGGGAGGATGCGGCGGAAGAGGCGGCCGACAAATCGGAGGACAAGGCCGGGAAGGGCGCGGCACGTCGCAGCTTTCAGGATCTGACCGAAGACGAGTTCGTGCTGGAACTGGTCCGCAAGCTCGATTGCCCCGTCTTCCTGTTGCTGAACAAGATCGATCTGGTGGCCAAGGACAAGCTGCTCCCCCTGATTGCGCAGCTCTCCGCACTGCACACCTTCGCTGAGGTGATTCCCATCTGCGCCAGCAAGGGAGATGGCCTGGATCGCCTGGTGGCGCGGCTCATCGCGCATCTGCCCGAGGGCCAGCGCTACTTTCCCAAGGATCAGTTCACCGATCAGCCGGAGCGATTCCTCGTGGCGGAGCTCATCCGCGAGCGGATCCTGCTGACGACAGGCGAGGAGATTCCCTATGCGTCCGCCGTGGTGGTGGAGCGCTTTGAGGAGCCACCTCCGGCGCGACCGAAAAAGAAGAATTCCACTGCGCCGGAGAAGCTTCCGCTGACCCGCATTTCCGCCGCGATCTATTGCGAGCGCGCAGGCCAGAAGGCGATTTTGATCGGCAAGGGCGGCAGCAAGTTGAAGGCGATTGGCGCCTCCGCACGCAAGGAGATTGAATCCCTGCTGGGCACCCGAGTTTACCTCGAACTGGTTGTTATCGTGGAAGAAAACTGGCGGCAGTCGCGTGGATTCCTCGAGACGCTGGACTGGCGTAAGCAACTGGAAGAGATTGCCAACAAGGCCGCGGTGATTGAAGAGGCGGACCAGCGGGACAAGGAGCGGGATAAGTCCTGA
- a CDS encoding aldehyde dehydrogenase family protein — translation MSTPVYKNLIGGQWVAAHSGKTFLNINPAHHEDLVGEFPSSDAVDIADAVAAAKAAFATWRLTPAPRRAEILYRAGELLIQRKEQYARDMTREMGKVLNETRGDVQEAIDTAFYMAGEGRRLFGQTTPSELRNKFAMSVRMPVGVCGMIAPWNFPMAIPSWKLFPALVCGNTCVIKPAEDTPLSTYNLVQALMDAGLPPGVVNIVAGFGPEAGAPLVVHPDVRAISFTGSSEVGRMVAQAAAANFKPCSLEMGGKNAMIVMEDANLDLALDGAVWGAFGTTGQRCTATSRIILHKDIAAEFTERLTARARALRVGDGLDEQVEMGPQINQQQIETSTRYVEMATREGAKLLCGGDRLRDGAHAKGTFFAPTVFSNVTPAMRIAQEEVFGPVISLIECSSLEEAIEQANGIQYGLSTALYSRNVNRAFAAIRDLEAGITYINAPTIGAEVHLPFGGVKQTGNGHREGGIGAIDFYTTWKSVYVDYSDKLQRAQMD, via the coding sequence ATGTCCACACCTGTATATAAAAACCTGATCGGCGGCCAATGGGTCGCGGCGCACTCCGGCAAGACCTTTCTCAACATCAACCCGGCGCATCACGAGGATCTGGTGGGCGAATTTCCATCCTCCGACGCAGTGGATATAGCCGACGCTGTAGCCGCTGCCAAGGCTGCCTTTGCCACCTGGCGGTTGACGCCGGCGCCCAGGCGGGCGGAGATTCTCTACCGCGCGGGCGAGCTCCTGATCCAGCGCAAGGAGCAGTATGCCCGCGACATGACACGGGAGATGGGCAAAGTACTGAACGAGACCCGCGGCGACGTGCAGGAGGCCATCGACACCGCCTTCTATATGGCAGGCGAGGGGCGCCGCCTCTTCGGCCAGACCACCCCCTCCGAACTCCGTAATAAATTCGCCATGTCGGTACGCATGCCGGTGGGCGTCTGCGGCATGATCGCGCCATGGAACTTCCCCATGGCTATCCCCTCGTGGAAGCTCTTTCCCGCGCTGGTCTGCGGCAATACCTGCGTCATCAAGCCCGCGGAGGACACGCCCCTCTCCACCTACAACCTGGTCCAGGCGCTGATGGATGCCGGCCTGCCGCCGGGCGTGGTGAACATTGTCGCCGGCTTTGGTCCGGAGGCGGGCGCGCCGCTCGTCGTCCATCCCGACGTTCGCGCCATCTCCTTCACCGGATCGAGCGAGGTGGGCCGCATGGTGGCCCAGGCCGCGGCGGCAAACTTCAAGCCCTGCTCGCTGGAGATGGGCGGCAAGAATGCCATGATCGTGATGGAGGACGCCAATCTCGACCTTGCCCTCGATGGCGCGGTATGGGGAGCCTTTGGCACCACCGGACAGCGCTGCACAGCCACCAGCCGCATCATCCTGCACAAGGACATCGCAGCCGAATTCACCGAGCGGCTGACGGCTCGCGCCCGGGCCCTGCGCGTCGGCGACGGGCTGGACGAGCAGGTAGAGATGGGCCCGCAGATCAACCAGCAGCAGATCGAAACCTCCACCCGCTACGTTGAGATGGCAACCCGCGAGGGAGCAAAACTGCTTTGCGGCGGCGACCGCCTGCGGGACGGCGCGCATGCCAAGGGCACCTTCTTCGCGCCGACCGTCTTCAGCAACGTGACCCCGGCGATGCGCATTGCGCAGGAAGAGGTCTTCGGGCCGGTGATCAGCCTGATCGAGTGCAGCAGCCTGGAAGAGGCGATCGAGCAGGCGAACGGGATTCAATACGGGCTCTCGACAGCGCTCTACTCGCGCAACGTCAATCGCGCCTTTGCCGCAATTCGCGATCTCGAAGCAGGCATCACCTACATCAATGCGCCGACCATTGGCGCCGAGGTTCATCTGCCCTTTGGCGGCGTAAAGCAGACCGGCAACGGCCATCGCGAAGGGGGCATCGGCGCGATTGACTTCTACACCACGTGGAAGTCCGTATACGTGGACTACTCCGACAAATTGCAGCGGGCGCAAATGGACTAG
- the ald gene encoding alanine dehydrogenase produces MIIGVPKEIKDHETRVGITPAGVKALVDAGQKVLVETHAGEASAFTDDEYQSAGAEIVGSAHNVWGVADMIVKVKEPVEKEYGFFREGLILFTYLHLAPVPELTRELLTKKVIGIAYETVRDAQGALPLLVPMSEVAGRMAVQVGASYLESERGGRGLLLGGVPGVPPGNVCIIGGGIVGTNAAKIALGMGAKVTLVDKNLNRLRDLDDIFNGRVYTLASNAYNLAHAVSDADLVIGGVLIPGAAAPKIVTKHMVSKMKKGAVIVDVAIDQGGCIETARPTTHSDPAYTVNGVVHYCVTNMPAAVPNTSTLALTNSTFPYVLRLAQSGVRAAALADPGFAEGFNTVEGTLTCQAVAESQKQSWKPLLEVLG; encoded by the coding sequence ATGATTATTGGCGTACCGAAAGAAATCAAGGACCACGAGACTCGCGTCGGCATTACCCCCGCAGGGGTAAAGGCGCTGGTGGACGCCGGGCAAAAAGTGCTGGTGGAAACTCATGCCGGCGAGGCGTCCGCATTTACCGATGACGAGTACCAGAGCGCCGGCGCGGAGATTGTGGGATCGGCGCATAACGTCTGGGGTGTGGCCGACATGATCGTCAAGGTCAAGGAGCCGGTCGAGAAGGAGTATGGCTTCTTCCGCGAGGGACTTATTCTCTTCACCTATCTGCACCTCGCACCGGTGCCCGAACTGACGCGCGAACTGCTGACGAAGAAGGTGATCGGCATCGCCTATGAAACAGTGCGCGATGCCCAGGGCGCTCTGCCTCTGCTGGTGCCGATGTCGGAGGTAGCGGGGCGCATGGCCGTGCAGGTTGGCGCGTCGTATCTGGAGAGCGAGCGCGGCGGGCGCGGCCTGCTGCTCGGCGGAGTCCCGGGCGTGCCCCCTGGGAACGTCTGCATTATCGGCGGCGGCATCGTGGGCACGAACGCGGCCAAGATTGCGCTCGGCATGGGAGCCAAGGTCACGCTGGTGGATAAGAACCTGAACCGCCTGCGCGACCTGGACGACATCTTCAATGGACGCGTCTACACCCTGGCCTCCAACGCCTACAACCTGGCCCATGCAGTCAGCGATGCGGACCTGGTAATTGGAGGCGTGCTGATCCCCGGCGCGGCAGCCCCCAAGATTGTCACCAAACACATGGTCTCGAAGATGAAGAAGGGCGCTGTGATTGTCGATGTGGCCATCGATCAGGGTGGATGCATCGAGACGGCGCGACCCACGACACACAGCGATCCTGCCTACACCGTCAACGGCGTGGTGCACTACTGCGTGACGAACATGCCTGCCGCGGTGCCGAATACCTCGACGCTGGCGCTGACAAACTCCACCTTCCCTTACGTTCTGCGTCTGGCGCAGAGCGGAGTGAGGGCGGCTGCACTTGCCGATCCGGGCTTTGCCGAGGGCTTCAACACGGTAGAGGGCACGCTGACCTGCCAGGCGGTCGCCGAGTCGCAGAAGCAGAGCTGGAAGCCGCTGCTTGAGGTTCTGGGGTAA
- the ybeY gene encoding rRNA maturation RNase YbeY, with amino-acid sequence MIVIEPANLLASLAAASGTSSGRTAPLGRRELSSFLGLAAEGVGVKGQISVLLTDDRTIRELNRQFRKKDKATDVLSFPAAEPVSSGRKTALLAGDLAVSLETAARQARAFGHTLQTEVKVLLLHGLLHLAGLDHETDSGQMARRESSLRKRFGLPLGLIQRSGEATKKPVARKAAPVKTRTAKKSAPRKRATRTAPPAKRSKQP; translated from the coding sequence ATGATCGTTATTGAACCTGCAAATTTGTTAGCTTCTCTGGCCGCCGCTTCCGGAACCTCCTCCGGGAGGACCGCCCCCCTTGGTAGGCGCGAGCTTTCCAGCTTTCTCGGTCTTGCGGCCGAAGGGGTAGGCGTGAAGGGTCAAATCTCCGTTCTGTTAACCGACGATCGCACCATCCGCGAGCTCAATCGTCAATTTCGCAAGAAGGATAAAGCTACGGATGTGCTCTCCTTTCCTGCGGCAGAGCCGGTGAGCAGCGGAAGAAAGACTGCGCTGCTGGCGGGCGATCTGGCGGTCTCGCTGGAGACGGCTGCGCGCCAGGCCCGGGCCTTTGGGCATACGCTGCAGACGGAAGTGAAGGTGCTGCTGCTGCATGGTTTGCTGCACCTGGCGGGGCTGGATCACGAGACGGATTCCGGCCAGATGGCGCGGCGCGAGAGCAGCTTGAGAAAACGCTTCGGCTTGCCGCTGGGGCTGATCCAGCGCAGCGGAGAGGCAACGAAGAAGCCTGTCGCTCGAAAGGCTGCCCCCGTGAAGACGCGCACTGCGAAGAAGAGTGCTCCCAGGAAGCGCGCCACGCGAACCGCGCCCCCGGCAAAACGGAGCAAACAGCCATGA
- a CDS encoding hemolysin family protein, giving the protein MSIGAVLLILVLLFVLTLGSYVDRMYSEMGKFLSREFQENIDAWEQKVEPRLGMSPDRIALSAAVVSQLSLACVALLFGVLLFDRASITDRPSPAEIGQAVLGVVLVVVLFNRLLPFVFFTRTRGLWIARYRVILRILFYLVFPVTLLLGFLLSIASLAEPPARDEEESPSEAVDALLEAGEEEGILEESDRDLIRSAVEFGDKVVRDVMTPRPEVFAVPGSLTLEQFLAALDGHPYSRVPVFEDSIDTITGIAFAHDLLQITDADAHTLTVANIQRPAAFVPETKKVNELLREMQREKQHMRVVIDEYGGVAGVVTIEDLLEEIVGAISDEHEEEDLLDRPVREADGSWVVPGTFEVERLEDLFGDAWEKNEGHAATTVAGLVSETVGRIPLPGEVVEAEGLRFEVLSSTDRRIERLRVGKMAAPSV; this is encoded by the coding sequence ATGAGCATCGGCGCCGTACTGCTGATCCTGGTTCTGCTGTTTGTCCTTACGCTCGGCTCCTATGTGGACCGGATGTATTCGGAGATGGGCAAATTTCTCTCGCGCGAATTTCAGGAGAATATCGACGCGTGGGAGCAAAAGGTGGAGCCTCGCCTGGGAATGAGCCCGGATCGCATTGCGCTGTCGGCGGCCGTGGTTTCGCAGCTTTCGCTGGCCTGCGTGGCGCTGCTGTTCGGGGTGCTCCTCTTCGATCGTGCTTCGATTACGGACCGGCCAAGCCCTGCGGAGATTGGACAGGCGGTTCTCGGCGTGGTGCTGGTCGTGGTCCTGTTCAACCGGCTGCTGCCCTTCGTCTTTTTTACCCGGACGCGCGGGCTCTGGATTGCGCGCTACCGCGTCATCCTGCGGATCCTGTTTTACCTGGTATTTCCAGTCACGCTGCTGCTGGGCTTCCTGCTGTCCATTGCCTCTCTGGCCGAGCCTCCGGCGCGCGATGAGGAAGAGAGCCCCTCTGAAGCCGTGGACGCTCTGCTGGAGGCAGGCGAAGAAGAAGGTATTCTGGAGGAGAGCGACCGCGACCTGATCCGTTCCGCCGTGGAGTTTGGCGACAAGGTGGTGCGCGACGTGATGACTCCTCGGCCCGAAGTCTTCGCGGTTCCCGGCAGCCTGACCCTCGAGCAGTTTCTGGCCGCTCTCGATGGGCATCCCTATTCGCGCGTTCCGGTGTTCGAGGATTCGATCGATACGATTACCGGGATCGCATTTGCGCACGACCTGTTGCAGATTACCGACGCCGATGCGCATACGCTTACCGTGGCCAACATCCAGCGCCCCGCAGCCTTTGTGCCGGAGACGAAGAAGGTGAACGAGCTGCTCCGCGAAATGCAGCGGGAAAAGCAGCATATGCGCGTTGTGATCGATGAGTATGGCGGCGTTGCCGGGGTGGTCACAATCGAAGATCTGCTGGAGGAGATTGTCGGAGCCATCTCCGACGAGCACGAAGAGGAAGACCTGCTCGACCGGCCAGTACGTGAAGCCGATGGAAGCTGGGTCGTTCCAGGAACGTTCGAGGTGGAGCGCCTGGAAGATCTCTTTGGCGACGCATGGGAGAAGAACGAGGGACATGCTGCGACGACGGTTGCCGGGCTCGTCAGCGAAACGGTAGGACGCATTCCGCTGCCCGGCGAGGTGGTGGAGGCGGAGGGTCTCCGCTTCGAGGTGCTCTCCTCGACGGATCGCCGCATTGAACGCCTGCGCGTGGGAAAGATGGCGGCGCCATCGGTATAG